The following proteins are co-located in the Micromonospora viridifaciens genome:
- a CDS encoding 4-hydroxy-3-methylbut-2-enyl diphosphate reductase, translated as MTEAETTPRTGKRVLLAKPRGYCAGVDRAVQTVEEALKLYGAPIYVRKQIVHNKHVVRTLEAKGAIFVEENEEVPEGATVIFSAHGVAPEVYEQAKARSLKAIDATCPLVTKVHQEARRFAAEDYDILLIGHEGHEEVIGTAGEAPAHIQLVDGPDGVDKVTVRDPNKVVWLSQTTLSVDETLQTVARLKQRLPLLQSPPSDDICYATSNRQHVVKEIAPDCDVVIVVGSRNSSNSVRLVEVALDAGARAGHLVDFAHEIDDAWLADARTVGVTSGASVPDELVQEVLAYLAERGFTDVEEITTANERLTFSLPQELKRDMKAAAATRG; from the coding sequence GTGACTGAGGCTGAGACGACTCCCCGGACCGGCAAGCGCGTGCTCCTGGCCAAGCCCCGCGGCTACTGCGCGGGCGTGGATCGGGCGGTGCAGACCGTCGAGGAGGCGCTGAAGCTCTACGGCGCCCCGATTTACGTCCGTAAGCAGATCGTGCACAACAAGCACGTGGTGCGGACCCTGGAGGCCAAGGGCGCGATCTTCGTGGAGGAGAACGAGGAGGTGCCGGAGGGCGCCACCGTCATCTTCTCCGCGCACGGCGTCGCCCCCGAGGTCTACGAGCAGGCGAAGGCGCGCTCGCTGAAGGCGATCGACGCGACCTGCCCGCTGGTCACCAAGGTGCACCAGGAGGCCCGCCGGTTCGCCGCCGAGGACTACGACATCCTGCTGATCGGGCACGAGGGGCACGAGGAGGTCATCGGCACCGCCGGGGAGGCCCCCGCGCACATCCAGCTCGTGGACGGCCCGGACGGCGTCGACAAGGTCACTGTCCGCGACCCGAACAAGGTCGTCTGGCTCTCCCAGACCACCCTCTCGGTCGACGAGACGCTGCAGACCGTCGCCCGGCTCAAGCAGCGGCTGCCGCTGCTGCAGTCGCCGCCCAGCGACGACATCTGCTACGCCACCTCCAACCGCCAGCACGTGGTGAAGGAGATCGCCCCGGACTGCGACGTGGTGATCGTCGTCGGCTCGCGCAACTCGTCCAACTCGGTACGCCTGGTCGAGGTGGCCCTGGACGCCGGCGCCCGCGCCGGGCACCTGGTCGACTTCGCCCACGAGATCGACGACGCCTGGCTGGCCGACGCCCGTACGGTCGGGGTCACGTCCGGCGCCAGCGTGCCGGACGAGCTGGTCCAGGAGGTGCTCGCGTACCTGGCCGAGCGGGGCTTCACCGACGTCGAGGAGATCACGACCGCCAACGAGCGGCTGACCTTCTCGCTGCCGCAGGAGCTCAAGCGGGACATGAAGGCCGCCGCGGCCACCCGCGGCTGA
- the xseA gene encoding exodeoxyribonuclease VII large subunit translates to MSVGEAGRGGAEPGRSTSEEPWPVRVVSQKIGAWIARLGWVWVDGQVAQISRRPGAATVFLTLRDPSADLSLTVTTNRDVLDAGAPELREGARVVLHAKPEFYAARGTLSLRADEIRQVGLGELLARLEKLKKLLAAEGLFDRARKRRPPFLPGRVGLITGRASAAERDVLTNARRRWPAVEFRTVNVAVQGPSAVPQIVDALKVLDADPTIDVIIIARGGGSIEDLLPFSDEALCRAVFACRTPVVSAIGHETDAPLLDYVADVRASTPTDAAKRIVPDLTEEVRLIGQARSRLERAVRNLVDREQHRLDLLRSRPVLARPQVMVDQRAVEVAALRDRAGRCLGHRLDTATDDLRHTLARLRALSPAATLDRGYAIVQRADGQVVRAATEVTKGDPLRVRLAEGELTATVDG, encoded by the coding sequence GTGAGTGTGGGTGAGGCGGGGCGGGGCGGCGCGGAGCCGGGGCGCAGCACGTCGGAGGAGCCGTGGCCGGTCCGGGTGGTCAGCCAGAAGATCGGCGCCTGGATCGCCCGGCTGGGCTGGGTCTGGGTGGACGGGCAGGTGGCCCAGATCAGCCGCCGGCCCGGTGCCGCCACGGTCTTCCTCACCCTGCGTGACCCCTCGGCCGACCTCAGCCTGACCGTCACCACCAACCGCGACGTCCTCGACGCGGGCGCGCCGGAGCTGCGCGAGGGTGCCCGGGTGGTGTTGCACGCCAAGCCCGAGTTCTACGCCGCGCGGGGCACGCTCAGCCTGCGCGCCGACGAGATCCGCCAGGTCGGGCTCGGCGAGCTGCTGGCCCGGCTGGAGAAGCTCAAGAAGCTGCTCGCCGCGGAGGGGCTCTTCGACCGGGCCCGCAAGCGCCGCCCACCGTTCCTGCCCGGGCGGGTCGGCCTGATCACCGGCCGCGCCTCGGCCGCCGAGCGGGACGTGCTGACCAACGCCCGGCGGCGCTGGCCAGCGGTGGAGTTCCGCACGGTCAACGTCGCGGTGCAGGGGCCGAGCGCGGTGCCGCAGATCGTCGACGCGCTGAAGGTGCTCGACGCCGACCCGACCATCGATGTGATCATCATCGCCCGCGGCGGTGGCAGCATCGAGGACCTGCTGCCCTTCTCCGACGAGGCGCTCTGCCGGGCGGTCTTCGCCTGCCGCACGCCGGTGGTCAGCGCCATCGGCCACGAGACGGACGCCCCGCTGCTGGACTACGTGGCCGACGTGCGCGCGTCGACGCCGACCGACGCGGCGAAGCGGATCGTGCCCGACCTCACCGAGGAGGTCCGCCTCATCGGCCAGGCCCGGTCCCGACTGGAGCGGGCGGTCCGCAACCTGGTCGACCGGGAGCAGCACCGGCTCGACCTGCTGCGCTCCCGGCCGGTCCTGGCCCGTCCGCAGGTGATGGTCGACCAGCGGGCCGTCGAGGTCGCCGCGCTGCGCGACCGGGCGGGCCGTTGCCTGGGCCACCGGCTCGACACCGCCACCGACGACCTGCGGCACACCCTGGCCCGGCTGCGCGCGCTCTCTCCCGCGGCCACCCTCGACCGGGGGTACGCGATCGTCCAGCGCGCCGACGGCCAGGTGGTCCGCGCCGCCACCGAGGTGACCAAGGGCGACCCGCTGCGGGTACGCCTCGCCGAGGGCGAGCTGACCGCGACCGTGGACGGCTGA
- a CDS encoding exodeoxyribonuclease VII small subunit, whose product MTDEKQDERLSYEQARAELATVVERLEAGGTSLEESLALWERGEQLAEICQRWLDGARARIDAARQRAET is encoded by the coding sequence ATGACAGACGAGAAGCAGGACGAGCGGCTCAGCTACGAGCAGGCCCGCGCCGAGCTGGCCACCGTGGTCGAGCGGCTGGAGGCCGGCGGCACCTCGCTCGAGGAGTCGTTGGCGCTCTGGGAGCGCGGCGAGCAGCTCGCCGAGATCTGCCAGCGCTGGCTGGACGGCGCGCGGGCCCGCATCGATGCCGCCCGCCAGCGCGCCGAGACCTGA
- a CDS encoding DUF4245 domain-containing protein codes for MEATSPADRAPTDATPPDGQPSVRPTGGRARSDRSPKDMALSLLVLLVPIALLVAFYRGFLGGEQPTIVDPTPAVEQARAEGAFPVSRPEGLGSDWRTVSARYRAEQGGVTLRIGYLTPEGRGAQLVESNVPADKLLPAELSGGQPQGPADLPGGSWQRYTARSNEQALVLLEPNRTVIVIGDAKENELRELATALR; via the coding sequence GTGGAAGCCACCTCGCCTGCCGATCGCGCACCGACCGACGCCACCCCGCCCGACGGACAGCCCTCGGTCCGGCCGACCGGCGGCCGGGCCCGCTCCGACCGGTCGCCGAAGGACATGGCGCTCTCGCTGCTGGTGCTGCTGGTCCCGATCGCGCTGCTGGTCGCGTTCTACCGGGGTTTCCTCGGCGGGGAGCAGCCGACCATCGTCGACCCGACGCCCGCCGTCGAGCAGGCCCGGGCGGAGGGCGCCTTCCCGGTCAGCCGGCCCGAAGGACTGGGCTCTGACTGGCGGACGGTCAGCGCCCGCTACCGGGCCGAGCAGGGCGGGGTGACGCTGCGGATCGGCTACCTGACCCCGGAGGGCCGGGGCGCGCAGCTCGTGGAGAGCAACGTGCCGGCCGACAAGCTGCTGCCGGCCGAGCTGAGCGGCGGCCAGCCGCAGGGGCCGGCGGACCTGCCCGGCGGGAGCTGGCAGCGGTACACCGCCCGGAGCAACGAGCAGGCCCTCGTCCTGCTGGAGCCGAACCGTACGGTGATCGTGATCGGTGACGCCAAGGAGAACGAGCTGCGCGAGCTCGCCACCGCGCTGCGCTGA
- the glpX gene encoding class II fructose-bisphosphatase, which translates to MTTTRTRTPQNLDRNLALDLVRVTEAAAMAAGRWVGRGDKEGGDGAAVDAMRKLINSIPMRGVVVIGEGEKDNAPMLFNGEEVGDGTGPEVDVAVDPIDGTTLMSKGMPNALAVLAVAERGAMFDPSAVFYMEKLAVGPMYADVVDINAGVAENIRRIARVKGTDAAEVTVCVLDRPRHDDLVKQIRRTGAGIRFISDGDIAGAIAAARGESDVDVLMGIGGTPEGITAACALKCMGGVMQAKLWPKDAEEREKALAAGHDLDRVLFTDDLVTGDNCFFVATGVTSGDLLRGVRYRAGGAYTQSIVMRSKSGTIRVIDSYHRLEKLALYSAVDFDGRPLAEQE; encoded by the coding sequence ATGACAACCACCAGGACGCGGACGCCCCAGAACCTCGACCGCAACCTCGCCCTCGACCTGGTCCGGGTCACCGAGGCCGCAGCGATGGCCGCCGGCCGCTGGGTCGGCCGGGGCGACAAGGAAGGCGGCGACGGGGCAGCCGTCGACGCGATGCGCAAGCTGATCAACTCGATCCCGATGCGCGGTGTCGTGGTGATCGGCGAGGGCGAGAAGGACAACGCCCCGATGCTCTTCAACGGCGAGGAGGTCGGTGACGGGACGGGCCCCGAGGTGGACGTGGCGGTCGACCCGATCGACGGCACCACGCTGATGAGCAAGGGCATGCCGAACGCCCTCGCGGTGCTCGCGGTGGCCGAGCGCGGCGCGATGTTCGACCCCAGCGCCGTCTTCTACATGGAGAAGCTCGCCGTCGGCCCGATGTACGCCGACGTGGTCGACATCAACGCCGGGGTGGCCGAGAACATCCGCCGGATCGCCCGGGTCAAGGGGACCGACGCCGCCGAGGTGACGGTCTGCGTGCTGGACCGGCCCCGGCACGACGACCTGGTGAAGCAGATCCGGCGGACCGGGGCGGGCATCCGGTTCATCTCCGACGGCGACATCGCCGGCGCCATCGCGGCGGCCCGCGGCGAATCGGACGTCGACGTGCTGATGGGCATCGGCGGCACTCCGGAGGGCATCACCGCCGCCTGCGCCCTCAAGTGCATGGGCGGCGTGATGCAGGCCAAGCTCTGGCCCAAGGACGCCGAGGAGCGGGAGAAGGCGCTCGCCGCCGGGCACGACCTGGACCGGGTGCTGTTCACCGACGACCTGGTCACCGGCGACAACTGCTTCTTCGTGGCCACCGGCGTGACCTCCGGCGACCTGCTGCGCGGCGTGCGCTACCGGGCCGGCGGGGCGTACACCCAGTCGATCGTGATGCGTTCCAAGAGTGGCACGATCCGGGTGATCGACTCGTACCACCGGCTGGAGAAGCTGGCCCTCTACTCGGCGGTCGACTTCGACGGACGGCCCCTGGCCGAGCAGGAGTGA
- a CDS encoding DMT family transporter, producing MTATATAARPTLPARRRVAGVGLATASGVAVAVQSRINGELGVRLADGIAAAVVSFGLGLLVLLVLVPATPAGRRGLVALRVALREGSLRPWQCLGGLCGALLVATQGLTIGTLGVAVFTVAVVAGQSGSSLLVDRAGVGPAGRQPVTPSRLVGAALTVLAVLLSVSDRLGDLGALALAVLPLLAGVGIAWQQAVNGRVRGATGSALTAAGVNFAVGTVALLVALAVEVAVRGRPAGSFPSEPWLYVGGPIGIAFIALAAAIVRFTGVLLLGLATIAGQIVGAVLLDAVLPTAASHPGPATLLGAALALIAVLIAALGRR from the coding sequence GTGACCGCGACCGCGACGGCGGCACGCCCCACGCTGCCGGCCCGGCGGCGGGTCGCCGGCGTCGGGCTGGCCACCGCCTCCGGGGTCGCGGTGGCCGTGCAGTCCCGGATCAACGGTGAGCTCGGCGTACGGCTGGCCGACGGGATCGCCGCCGCGGTGGTCTCGTTCGGTCTCGGCCTGCTGGTGCTGCTGGTGCTGGTGCCCGCCACCCCGGCTGGCCGCCGCGGGCTGGTCGCCCTGCGGGTGGCGCTGCGGGAGGGCTCGCTGCGGCCGTGGCAGTGCCTCGGCGGGTTGTGCGGGGCCCTGCTGGTCGCCACCCAGGGGCTGACCATCGGCACGCTGGGCGTGGCCGTGTTCACCGTCGCGGTGGTGGCCGGGCAGTCCGGCAGCAGCCTGCTGGTGGATCGCGCGGGCGTCGGCCCGGCCGGGCGGCAGCCGGTCACCCCGTCCCGGCTGGTCGGCGCGGCGCTCACCGTGCTGGCGGTGCTGCTGTCGGTGAGCGACCGGCTCGGCGACCTGGGTGCCCTGGCGTTGGCCGTGCTGCCGCTGCTGGCCGGGGTGGGCATCGCCTGGCAGCAGGCGGTGAACGGCCGGGTGCGGGGAGCCACCGGCAGCGCCCTGACCGCCGCCGGGGTCAACTTCGCCGTCGGCACGGTGGCGCTGCTGGTCGCCCTCGCGGTGGAGGTGGCGGTCCGGGGCCGGCCGGCCGGCAGCTTCCCGAGCGAGCCGTGGCTCTACGTCGGCGGCCCGATCGGCATCGCCTTCATCGCGCTGGCCGCCGCGATCGTCCGCTTCACCGGGGTGCTGCTGCTCGGCCTGGCCACCATCGCCGGGCAGATCGTCGGCGCGGTCCTGCTGGACGCGGTGCTGCCGACCGCCGCCTCGCATCCCGGGCCGGCCACCCTGCTCGGCGCGGCGTTGGCCCTGATCGCGGTCCTCATCGCCGCACTCGGCCGCCGGTAA
- a CDS encoding NAD-dependent epimerase/dehydratase family protein: MALHVIVGAGPVGTATARLLAERGDRVRVVTRRGTGPEHPAVERVAADATDAAGLTALTEGAAALYNCANPAYHRWPVDWPPLAAALLTAAERTGAVLATVSNLYGYGPVDGPMTEATPPAATGTKGRVRNHMWADALAAHRAGRARITEGRGSDYFGVGATSLAMMALPRVLAGRRVFLPIDWDAPHTWTYIPDVARTLVAAATDERAWGRAWHVPSAPAVPMRELAARAAALVGAPEPKLARMPYPLLWLAGLANPMARELRETAYQFDRPYVMDSSAATATLGIEPTPLDRAIKETVAALRGGPAR, from the coding sequence ATGGCCCTGCACGTGATCGTCGGCGCCGGACCCGTCGGCACCGCCACCGCCCGCCTCCTCGCCGAGCGCGGCGACCGGGTGCGGGTGGTGACCCGGCGCGGCACCGGACCCGAGCACCCGGCCGTCGAGCGGGTCGCCGCGGACGCCACCGACGCCGCCGGGCTGACCGCGCTGACCGAGGGCGCGGCCGCCCTGTACAACTGCGCCAACCCGGCGTACCACCGGTGGCCGGTCGACTGGCCGCCGCTGGCCGCCGCGCTGCTCACCGCCGCCGAGCGGACCGGCGCGGTGCTCGCGACCGTGAGCAACCTCTACGGGTACGGGCCGGTCGACGGCCCGATGACCGAGGCCACCCCGCCGGCCGCGACCGGCACCAAGGGGCGGGTGCGCAACCATATGTGGGCCGACGCGCTCGCCGCCCACCGGGCCGGCCGCGCCCGGATCACCGAGGGACGCGGCTCCGACTACTTCGGCGTCGGCGCCACCTCGCTGGCCATGATGGCGCTGCCCCGGGTGCTCGCCGGGCGGCGGGTCTTCCTGCCGATCGACTGGGACGCCCCGCACACCTGGACGTACATCCCGGACGTCGCCCGTACCCTGGTCGCCGCCGCGACCGACGAGCGGGCCTGGGGGCGGGCCTGGCACGTGCCCAGCGCGCCGGCCGTACCGATGCGGGAGTTGGCCGCCCGCGCGGCGGCGCTGGTCGGCGCGCCGGAGCCGAAGCTGGCCCGGATGCCCTATCCGCTGCTCTGGCTCGCCGGCCTCGCCAACCCGATGGCCCGTGAGCTGCGGGAGACCGCCTACCAGTTCGACCGGCCGTACGTGATGGACTCCTCGGCCGCCACCGCCACGCTGGGGATCGAGCCGACCCCGCTGGACCGGGCGATCAAGGAGACGGTGGCGGCCCTGCGCGGGGGCCCGGCGCGTTGA
- a CDS encoding TetR/AcrR family transcriptional regulator, with product MVAHSLRARVRAGMIDEIKAVARRHLATDGANLSLRAVARDMGMVSSAIYRYFPSRDDLLTALILEAYDALGDAVDAADAAVDRADLRGRWHAACRAARAWALAHPAEYALLYGSPVPGYAAPEDTVTPASRPPLTLVGILRDGLAGGRLSPPDEELPEPLRADVAELGALLSTDLPPALLARGMAGWTQLFGLISFELFGRLNGVVSHRDEYFDHQTALMADLVGLP from the coding sequence GTGGTCGCTCACTCGCTCCGCGCCCGGGTCCGCGCCGGCATGATCGACGAGATCAAGGCGGTGGCCCGCCGCCATCTCGCCACCGACGGCGCGAACCTCTCGCTGCGCGCGGTCGCGCGGGACATGGGCATGGTCTCCTCCGCGATCTACCGCTACTTCCCCAGCCGCGACGACCTGCTCACCGCGCTGATCCTCGAGGCGTACGACGCGCTCGGCGACGCGGTGGACGCGGCCGACGCCGCGGTCGACCGCGCCGACCTGCGCGGGCGCTGGCACGCGGCGTGCCGGGCCGCCCGCGCCTGGGCACTGGCCCACCCCGCCGAGTACGCGCTGCTCTACGGCAGCCCCGTCCCCGGTTACGCGGCCCCGGAGGACACCGTCACGCCGGCGTCGCGGCCCCCGTTGACCCTGGTCGGCATCCTGCGCGACGGCCTCGCCGGCGGCCGGCTCAGCCCGCCCGACGAGGAGCTGCCCGAGCCCCTACGGGCGGACGTGGCCGAGCTCGGCGCCCTGCTCTCGACCGACCTGCCGCCGGCCCTGCTGGCTCGGGGCATGGCCGGCTGGACGCAGCTCTTCGGGCTGATCAGCTTCGAGCTGTTCGGGCGGCTGAACGGGGTCGTCTCGCACCGCGACGAGTACTTCGACCACCAGACCGCCCTGATGGCCGACCTGGTCGGCCTGCCCTGA
- a CDS encoding NAD(P)/FAD-dependent oxidoreductase, with the protein MREVDVAVIGAGPTGLFAAYYAGFRGLSVAVVDALPEPGGQVTAMYPEKLILDVAGFPAIKGRELVANLVAQAAPFHPEYLLGTRAEQLAYLDGRPVLSLAGGEQLHCGAVLVTGGLGSFTPRPLPVADGFRGAGVVYFVPRPADLAGRDVLIVGGGDSAFDWAVTLQPIAASVTLVHRRDRFRAHASTVARVRSLPVRVVVNAEVTRLYGDDQVTGAELTVRGGAVEKVPANAVVAALGFTADLGPLAEWGLTLDRRHIVVDSTMATNLPRVFAAGDITEYPGKVRLIATGFGEAATAVNNAAVAIDPTAHLFPGHSSDGS; encoded by the coding sequence ATGCGCGAGGTCGATGTCGCCGTGATCGGGGCCGGTCCGACCGGGCTCTTCGCCGCGTACTACGCCGGGTTCCGGGGGCTCTCGGTGGCGGTGGTCGACGCGCTGCCCGAGCCGGGCGGCCAGGTGACCGCCATGTACCCGGAGAAGCTCATCCTCGACGTCGCCGGCTTTCCGGCGATCAAGGGGCGGGAACTGGTGGCGAACCTGGTCGCGCAGGCCGCGCCGTTCCACCCCGAGTATCTGCTCGGCACTCGGGCGGAGCAGCTCGCCTACCTCGACGGGCGGCCGGTGCTGAGCCTGGCCGGCGGCGAGCAGTTGCACTGCGGGGCGGTGTTGGTGACCGGCGGGCTGGGCAGCTTCACGCCCCGGCCGCTGCCGGTGGCCGACGGCTTCCGGGGCGCCGGGGTCGTCTACTTCGTACCGCGGCCGGCCGACCTAGCCGGGCGGGACGTGCTCATCGTGGGCGGCGGGGACTCGGCCTTCGACTGGGCGGTGACGCTCCAGCCGATCGCCGCGTCGGTGACCCTGGTGCACCGGCGGGACAGGTTCCGCGCTCACGCCTCGACCGTCGCCCGGGTGCGGTCGCTGCCGGTCCGGGTGGTGGTCAACGCCGAGGTGACCCGGCTGTACGGCGACGACCAGGTCACCGGCGCCGAGCTGACCGTACGCGGCGGCGCGGTGGAGAAGGTGCCGGCGAACGCGGTGGTGGCGGCGCTCGGTTTCACCGCCGACCTCGGGCCGCTCGCCGAGTGGGGGCTGACCCTGGACCGGCGGCACATCGTGGTGGACAGCACGATGGCGACCAACCTGCCCCGGGTCTTCGCCGCCGGGGACATCACCGAATATCCGGGCAAGGTCCGGCTGATCGCGACCGGCTTCGGTGAGGCGGCCACGGCGGTGAACAACGCGGCCGTGGCGATCGACCCGACCGCCCACCTCTTCCCCGGGCACTCCTCCGACGGCAGTTGA
- a CDS encoding rhomboid family intramembrane serine protease: MTWRDGPTSGDPHRFGTEAFYAALGRAFVAMCAVVPMLFLIEALDVGLRLDLDVAAGIIPHRIQGLDGVFFSPFLHADFNHLYSNSIPLILLGTFVLAAGLRRFLWSTMVIILVSGLGVWFTGSPNSVVVGASGVIFGYLGILLTRGVVERSWWNFGVVLLVGLLYGWQLLGILPTNERISWQGHLFGLLGGVVAAILFRCRRTELSAPERPGSPTVNLG; encoded by the coding sequence ATGACCTGGCGCGACGGCCCCACGAGCGGCGATCCTCACCGGTTCGGCACCGAGGCGTTCTACGCCGCACTGGGCCGGGCCTTCGTCGCGATGTGCGCGGTGGTGCCGATGCTGTTCCTCATCGAGGCGCTCGACGTCGGCCTGCGCCTCGACCTGGACGTCGCCGCCGGGATCATCCCGCACCGGATCCAGGGGCTCGACGGGGTTTTCTTCTCGCCCTTCCTGCACGCCGACTTCAACCACCTCTACAGCAACAGCATCCCGTTGATCCTGCTCGGCACCTTCGTCCTGGCCGCGGGCCTCCGCCGCTTCCTCTGGTCGACCATGGTGATCATCCTGGTCAGCGGGCTCGGCGTGTGGTTCACCGGCTCGCCCAACTCGGTGGTGGTCGGCGCGAGCGGGGTCATCTTCGGCTACCTCGGCATCCTGCTCACCCGGGGCGTCGTCGAGCGGAGCTGGTGGAACTTCGGCGTGGTGCTGCTGGTCGGCCTGCTCTACGGCTGGCAACTGCTCGGCATCCTGCCGACCAACGAGCGCATCTCCTGGCAGGGGCACTTGTTCGGACTGCTCGGCGGGGTGGTGGCGGCGATCCTGTTCCGCTGCCGCCGGACGGAGCTGTCGGCGCCTGAACGGCCCGGGTCACCGACCGTCAACCTGGGCTGA
- a CDS encoding aggregation-promoting factor C-terminal-like domain-containing protein, producing the protein MSRLWSRYGARTAAVALLSVGVAGGFYLGEDRQTQQQGLTAQVGRQVDRAEYAYQRDRQASHRVDSARQRAAEYQAKLRAKAAAKAAAERAREAEAAAATRKKERAAAEAAAKAAKPYDGPIPSSCAEYSGNRKVGCAIMLDEGFGIDQFPCLDKLWTKESGWNHKAYNAGSGAYGIPQALPGSKMGSVADDWKTNPATQIKWGLGYIEGRYNNPCGAWQHSQNTGWY; encoded by the coding sequence GTGAGTCGGCTGTGGAGCCGGTACGGCGCCCGTACGGCCGCTGTCGCGCTGCTCTCCGTGGGCGTTGCCGGCGGTTTTTATCTGGGCGAAGACCGACAGACCCAGCAACAGGGCCTGACCGCGCAGGTCGGCCGGCAGGTGGACCGGGCGGAGTACGCGTACCAGCGGGACCGGCAGGCCAGCCACCGGGTGGACTCGGCCCGGCAGCGGGCCGCCGAGTACCAGGCGAAGCTGCGCGCCAAGGCGGCGGCCAAGGCCGCCGCCGAGCGGGCCCGCGAGGCGGAGGCGGCGGCCGCGACCCGGAAGAAGGAGCGGGCGGCGGCCGAGGCCGCGGCCAAGGCGGCCAAGCCGTACGACGGGCCGATCCCGAGCTCCTGCGCGGAGTACAGCGGCAACCGGAAGGTCGGCTGCGCGATCATGCTGGACGAGGGCTTCGGCATCGACCAGTTCCCGTGTCTGGACAAGCTCTGGACCAAGGAGAGCGGCTGGAACCACAAGGCCTACAACGCGGGGTCCGGGGCGTACGGGATTCCGCAGGCCCTGCCCGGCAGCAAGATGGGCTCGGTCGCGGACGACTGGAAGACCAACCCGGCCACCCAGATCAAGTGGGGCCTCGGCTACATCGAGGGCCGGTACAACAACCCGTGCGGCGCCTGGCAGCACTCGCAGAACACGGGCTGGTACTGA
- a CDS encoding PhoH family protein: protein MTTRRTRAGADQTPAATATTRRTTRSRRAASAAAAGTEEPRPAGPAYVLDTSVLLSDPAAFHRFAEHEVVLPLVVISELEGKRHHPELGWFARQSLRILDELRVKHGRLDRPVPANEQGGTLRVELNHTDDGVLPPGFRTDSNDARILCVALNLAAEGREVTLVSKDMPLRVKAASVGLRADEYRHGQASDPTWTGMAELALAEEEIARLYAGETLDLDAAAGLPCHTGLVLHSGRGSALGRVLPDKTVRLVRGDREAFGVHGRSAEQRIALDLLLDESIGIVSLGGRAGTGKSALALCAGLEAVMERRRHKKVIVFRPLYAVGGQELGYLPGSESEKMSPWAQAVFDTLGAVAHENVLEEVVSRGLLEVLPLTHIRGRSLHDAFVIVDEAQSLERGVLLTVLSRIGQGSRVVLTHDVAQRDNLRVGRHDGVTAVIEALKGHPLFAHVTLSRSERSPIAAMVTDLLEDTPL from the coding sequence GTGACGACTCGCCGTACCCGAGCCGGTGCCGACCAGACCCCGGCCGCGACTGCCACGACCCGCCGGACCACCCGCAGCCGTCGCGCGGCGTCAGCCGCGGCCGCCGGCACCGAGGAGCCCCGACCAGCCGGCCCGGCCTACGTTCTGGACACCTCGGTCCTCCTCTCCGATCCCGCGGCGTTCCATCGTTTCGCCGAGCACGAGGTGGTGCTGCCCCTGGTGGTCATCTCCGAGCTGGAAGGGAAGCGGCACCACCCCGAGCTGGGCTGGTTCGCCCGCCAGTCGCTGCGCATCCTGGACGAGCTGCGGGTGAAGCACGGCCGGCTGGATCGGCCGGTGCCCGCCAACGAGCAGGGTGGCACCCTGCGGGTGGAGCTGAACCACACCGATGACGGGGTGCTGCCGCCCGGCTTCCGCACCGACTCGAACGATGCCCGGATCCTCTGCGTGGCGCTCAACCTCGCCGCCGAAGGGCGGGAGGTCACCCTGGTCAGCAAGGACATGCCGCTGCGGGTGAAGGCGGCGTCGGTCGGCCTGCGGGCCGACGAGTACCGGCACGGCCAGGCCAGTGACCCGACCTGGACCGGCATGGCCGAGCTGGCGCTGGCCGAGGAGGAGATCGCCCGGCTGTACGCGGGAGAGACGCTGGACCTCGACGCCGCCGCCGGCCTGCCCTGCCACACCGGCCTGGTGCTGCACTCCGGGCGCGGCTCGGCGCTCGGCCGGGTGCTGCCCGACAAGACCGTACGGCTGGTCCGCGGCGACCGGGAGGCGTTCGGCGTGCACGGTCGCTCGGCGGAGCAGCGGATCGCGCTGGACCTGCTGCTGGACGAGTCGATCGGGATCGTCTCGCTGGGCGGCCGGGCCGGCACCGGCAAGTCCGCGCTGGCGCTCTGCGCCGGCCTGGAGGCGGTGATGGAGCGCCGCCGGCACAAGAAGGTGATCGTCTTCCGTCCGCTGTACGCGGTCGGCGGCCAGGAACTCGGCTACCTGCCCGGCTCGGAGTCGGAGAAGATGTCGCCGTGGGCCCAGGCGGTCTTCGACACCCTCGGCGCGGTGGCGCACGAGAACGTGCTGGAGGAGGTCGTTTCCCGTGGGCTGCTGGAGGTCCTGCCGCTGACCCACATCCGCGGCCGGAGCCTGCACGACGCCTTCGTCATCGTGGACGAGGCGCAGTCGCTGGAGCGGGGCGTCCTGCTCACCGTGCTGTCCCGGATCGGCCAGGGGTCGCGGGTGGTGCTCACCCACGACGTGGCCCAGCGGGACAACCTGCGGGTGGGGCGGCACGACGGCGTGACCGCGGTGATCGAGGCATTGAAGGGCCATCCCCTCTTCGCGCATGTCACCCTCAGCCGTTCGGAGCGTTCTCCGATCGCCGCCATGGTCACGGATCTGTTGGAGGACACCCCGCTCTGA